A region of the Candidatus Bathyarchaeota archaeon genome:
GCTTGAATATCTTCATTATAAACTGCGAATAAAGTAATAGATTTTGATGAAGTAGACTGGGGCAAGGAAGGTGGTAGTATAAAACTTAATATTATTAATAGCGTTAGCATTAAAAATGCGATGTTGCATTTCATTCTTAATTACCTTAACTAGAAGTATTATTTATTCTAAAATTTTAGTTTTAATATTTCTTTCTTTTAAATAAGAATCGAAAAATTAAAGCTTTAAAGTTAACGTTATTTCATTGTTTAGTGAAGGCTGTTTAAGAATTAATACACAATTAATTAAATAAATTTGTTAAACGAAAAACCTTAAAATAAACGTTTTTAATTAAATTTTTTGCAGGTGCTAAAACTCTTGAAGAGCTTAACTCTTTTAGGTTTATTGCTTATAATTTTAGGGTTAACTTTAATAGCTTTAACTTACTTAATTAACCGTTTTTCCAGCATATCTATTAAAGGCTTAAAGAAAATACCGAAAATATTAGTTTATATATATAAAAAGAATAATATAACTTTTATTACTTCACCTATCTTGATTATAATTGGATTAGCGTATTTTATATGGCTTTTCTTAAAGATTATTCATAAATAGCTTAAATTTTTATTATACACCAACATCCTCAGCTATATCAACTAAATCTAAAGCCGTTAACTTAGCTTTTGTTGGGACTCCATTAATTGACCAGCCTCTAGCAGCATAATATTCATTAAGCATTTCTTCAAATTCTTCTCGAGATAACACGCTTCCTTCAGATTTTCCTTTTGGAATAGGGTTTGAGAAAACTCTTTCAGGTAAAAAGTCGTCTTTTCTATTTAAACCTACTCTAGCATTAAAAGCTCTTTGAATATTGTATACTCTTTCACCAATAGTAAGCAAAGATGATATTGAAGCTTCAAATCCTGTCGCTGCAGTAACAAGCTCTGGCAACCCCTCAATAAAAAACATATGCCTTGAAAATTTGCATACACCTAAAATATCATAAACAGTCATCATATCCTCATGAATTTTAACTTCAAAGCCTTTTTGTTTAGAGGAAAATCTATCAATATTAGAAAACTTCCACCATTTTCCAGAAAGCTCAGTTCCATAAACAACGCTTGTTAAATGGCATCCCCCTCTTACAGAAACAGCAAAAGCTAAAGCTACCCCTTTCAATCCTCTAACATCGTAAGCTGGGAGCTCTAACCCCTTAGAATGCATAGCAAAACTGCTTGAGTTTTCACCAAGTTTTTCGCTTGCAATTTTACTTCCATCGCTTAATAATGCTCCGGTTTCCCCTTCTTTATAAGCCATTTTTCTTAAAGCTGCAGCTGCAGCTTCAATACTGCCAAACTTTAAATCTTTTAATTCCTCGCTATTTAATAACCCTTTTTCATTTGCCTCCATAGCCCAAGCTAAAGTTAACCCTGCTGAAATAGCATCTAACCCAAGCAAATCGCATATTAAATTAAGATAAGCTACTGCTTCAGGATCATCTATCTCTAAGCTTCCGCCTAAAGCATATATTACTTCATATTCTAAGCCATCCACTTCAACTCCAGCATATTTTCCTTCAGAAACTTTAAATATTCTTCCGCAAGGTTTATTGCATCCTGGGCAAGCTCTAATTTTCGCTGTATATTTCGGCGCCCAATAATATGGATCTAACCTTGATTTATCATTATTATTTAAGCTATCATAGCTTTTTTGGAAGTATCCTTGCTGCCAATTTCTAGATGGAAAAACACCTTTCTCTAGATTTACCCATTCATAAAATTCAGCTGTGCCATATTTTAAATCTAAAGGCGTGGCAGGATGCTCTTTTAATATTTTAGACCATTTTTTAATAAGCTTTTTAAGCAAGCTTAAATCTGCATAACTAACTTCTTTCTCTCCTTTAACAGCTATAGCTTTCAGGTTTTTTGATCCCATAACCGCACCTAAACCTGTTCTAGCCGCTTGCCTTTCTTCACAATCTATTGAAGCTATTTTAGAAAGGTGCTCTCCTGCAGGACCTATAACAGCTGTAGCAAAACCTTCATAACGTTTTTTCAATATTTTATTGGTTTCTCTAGTACTTAAACCCCAAACCTTCTCTCCATCCTCAAAAAAAGTTTTCCCATTATCTATTATTAAAACAATTGAAGAAACGCTTTTTCCTTTAATAATTAAAGCGTCATAACCTGCTTTTTTTAATTCAACTCCCAAGGAAGCCCCTGCTACAGCTCTACCAAATCCCATAGTTAATGGGCTTCTAGAAACAAAAACAGTTTTTGAAGCTGTTGGAACGCCTGAAGCAACAAGTAAACCTGGCGCAATAATCAAACAGTTTTCAGGGCTTAAAGGATCAGCATGCTTAACTTCATCATATAAAAGCCTAGAAGCGAAGCCTAATCCGCCAAGATATTTTTCAGCAAAATCTTTAGTTATTTTTTTTTCTAAAACGGTTTTATCGGTTAAGTTTATATAAAGAAGCTTTCCAGAATAGCCTTTTAGATGGAAAATCCGCTCCCTCCTAAATGAAACTCTTTATTATTCGTTAAACAAATATAAAAGCTTTTCTCTAAAAATTTAGGAATTAAAGTTAAAAAAATGAAAATTATAA
Encoded here:
- a CDS encoding aldehyde ferredoxin oxidoreductase family protein codes for the protein MFHLKGYSGKLLYINLTDKTVLEKKITKDFAEKYLGGLGFASRLLYDEVKHADPLSPENCLIIAPGLLVASGVPTASKTVFVSRSPLTMGFGRAVAGASLGVELKKAGYDALIIKGKSVSSIVLIIDNGKTFFEDGEKVWGLSTRETNKILKKRYEGFATAVIGPAGEHLSKIASIDCEERQAARTGLGAVMGSKNLKAIAVKGEKEVSYADLSLLKKLIKKWSKILKEHPATPLDLKYGTAEFYEWVNLEKGVFPSRNWQQGYFQKSYDSLNNNDKSRLDPYYWAPKYTAKIRACPGCNKPCGRIFKVSEGKYAGVEVDGLEYEVIYALGGSLEIDDPEAVAYLNLICDLLGLDAISAGLTLAWAMEANEKGLLNSEELKDLKFGSIEAAAAALRKMAYKEGETGALLSDGSKIASEKLGENSSSFAMHSKGLELPAYDVRGLKGVALAFAVSVRGGCHLTSVVYGTELSGKWWKFSNIDRFSSKQKGFEVKIHEDMMTVYDILGVCKFSRHMFFIEGLPELVTAATGFEASISSLLTIGERVYNIQRAFNARVGLNRKDDFLPERVFSNPIPKGKSEGSVLSREEFEEMLNEYYAARGWSINGVPTKAKLTALDLVDIAEDVGV